A section of the Enterobacter sp. C2 genome encodes:
- the cls gene encoding cardiolipin synthase, with the protein MTTFYTVVSWLVILGYWLLIAGVTLRILMKRRAVPSAMAWLLIIYILPLVGIIAYLSFGELHLGKRRAERARAMWPSTAKWLHDLKACKHIFAEENSPVATSLFQLCERRQGIGGVKGNQLQLLTSSDDVMQALIRDIQLARHNIEMVFYIWHPGGMADQVAESLMAAARRGVHCRLMLDSAGSVTYFRSPWVAMMRNAGVEVVEALKVNLMRVFLRRMDLRQHRKMVMIDNYIAYTGSMNLVDPRFFKQDAGVGQWVDLMARMEGPIATSMGVVYSCDWEIETGKRILPPPPDNNVMPFEQASGHTIHTIASGPGFPEDLIHQALLTAVYASREYLIMTTPYFVPSDDLLHAICTAAQRGVDVSIILPRKNDSLLVGWASRAFFSELLAAGVKIYQFEGGLLHTKSVLVDGELSLVGTVNLDMRSLWLNFEITLVIDDAGFGGDLAAVQDDYISRSRLLDATRWLKRPLWQRIVERLFYFFSPLL; encoded by the coding sequence ATGACAACCTTCTACACCGTTGTGAGTTGGCTGGTCATTTTAGGATACTGGCTGCTGATTGCCGGGGTGACGTTACGCATCCTGATGAAGCGCCGCGCCGTTCCCTCAGCTATGGCCTGGCTATTAATTATTTATATTCTGCCGCTGGTGGGGATCATCGCCTACCTCTCGTTCGGTGAGCTGCATCTTGGTAAGCGGCGGGCCGAGCGCGCCCGCGCCATGTGGCCCTCCACCGCCAAATGGCTCCACGATCTTAAAGCCTGCAAACATATCTTTGCCGAAGAGAACAGCCCGGTGGCCACCTCGCTGTTTCAGCTCTGTGAGCGCCGCCAGGGTATCGGCGGCGTAAAAGGTAACCAGCTTCAGCTCCTGACCTCATCTGATGATGTGATGCAGGCGCTGATCCGTGACATCCAACTTGCCCGTCATAATATCGAGATGGTGTTCTATATCTGGCACCCCGGCGGAATGGCCGACCAGGTCGCCGAGTCGCTGATGGCGGCGGCCCGGCGCGGCGTTCACTGCCGGTTGATGCTCGACTCAGCGGGCAGCGTGACCTACTTCCGCAGTCCGTGGGTCGCCATGATGCGCAATGCGGGCGTAGAGGTAGTGGAAGCGCTGAAGGTGAACCTGATGCGTGTCTTCCTGCGCCGCATGGATCTGCGTCAGCACCGCAAGATGGTGATGATTGATAACTACATCGCCTACACCGGCAGCATGAACCTGGTGGACCCGCGCTTTTTTAAGCAGGACGCGGGCGTTGGCCAGTGGGTTGATCTGATGGCACGCATGGAGGGTCCGATCGCCACCTCGATGGGCGTGGTCTACTCCTGCGACTGGGAGATTGAGACCGGCAAGCGTATTCTTCCGCCGCCGCCGGATAACAACGTCATGCCGTTTGAACAGGCCAGCGGCCATACTATTCACACCATCGCCTCCGGCCCGGGCTTTCCAGAAGATCTGATCCACCAGGCGCTGCTGACCGCCGTCTACGCCTCGCGGGAATATCTGATCATGACGACGCCCTACTTTGTGCCGAGTGACGATCTGCTGCACGCCATTTGTACCGCTGCCCAGCGCGGCGTGGACGTGAGCATTATTCTACCGCGCAAGAACGACTCCCTGTTAGTGGGCTGGGCCAGCCGGGCCTTTTTCAGCGAGCTACTGGCGGCCGGGGTAAAAATTTATCAGTTTGAAGGCGGTTTGCTGCATACCAAAAGCGTGCTGGTGGACGGTGAGCTGAGCCTGGTAGGCACGGTAAACCTCGACATGCGCAGCCTGTGGCTCAACTTTGAAATCACGCTGGTCATTGATGATGCCGGTTTTGGCGGCGATCTGGCGGCGGTTCAGGATGACTATATCTCTCGCTCCCGGCTGCTGGATGCCACGCGCTGGTTGAAACGTCCGCTATGGCAGCGGATTGTCGAGCGACTGTTTTACTTCTTTAGTCCGTTGCTGTAA
- a CDS encoding HI1450 family dsDNA-mimic protein translates to MEMDLNNRLTEDETLEQAYDIFLELAMDNLDPADVILFNLQFEERGGAELFDPAEDWQEHVDYDLNPDFFSEVVIGLADTDGGEINDIFARVLLCREKDHKICHILWRE, encoded by the coding sequence ATGGAAATGGATCTGAACAATCGCCTGACTGAAGATGAAACGCTTGAGCAGGCCTACGATATTTTTCTTGAGCTGGCGATGGATAATCTCGATCCGGCAGACGTGATTCTTTTTAACCTGCAGTTTGAAGAGCGCGGCGGCGCAGAGCTGTTCGATCCGGCTGAAGACTGGCAGGAGCATGTCGATTACGATCTGAACCCCGACTTCTTCTCGGAGGTGGTTATCGGCCTGGCGGATACCGACGGGGGTGAAATCAACGACATCTTTGCCCGCGTGCTGCTGTGCCGCGAGAAAGACCATAAAATTTGCCACATCCTGTGGCGTGAGTAA